Proteins encoded together in one Planctomyces sp. SH-PL14 window:
- a CDS encoding DUF1501 domain-containing protein, producing MGGCRAFREQCRVDRRGLLRIGMLGAGGLTLEQLLTHEAAHGAAARRDRSVIILWMRGGPSQFETWDPKPQAPVEIRGEFSPIDTAVPGIQVSEHLPRSAKIMDKWSIIRSMHYRPEDGRLDHSTGDQVCFTGHPPGPIPDINVSPSIGSQIKRQLQSLNPQMPAYVMVPRHVPGTSPAYLGSRWDAFETQADPASSQPFVVPNLRLLEAVSTDRMQDRRRLMENLDALKRRGGTASMDSVDEFHRQASELLAGTAVQKAFDLDSETAAVRQRYGFFGQYMSRVRAGGDAPNWPQRMLLARRLVEAGVRLVTVDCRWWDTHEDNFWSLQNGFLPRWDQAYSALIEDLSERGLLETTLVVAWGEMGRTPRINAAAGRDHWPQVMSVAVAGGGVKGGRVVGSSDRNGAIPQDNPKIVQDMLATIYRHLGVDVTRETVDHAGRPHPILPCGAPITELF from the coding sequence ATGGGTGGCTGTCGGGCGTTTCGGGAGCAGTGTCGCGTCGACCGTCGCGGGCTCCTCCGGATCGGGATGCTCGGCGCGGGCGGGCTGACGCTCGAACAACTCCTCACCCACGAAGCGGCCCACGGAGCGGCGGCCCGCCGCGACCGGTCGGTCATCATCCTCTGGATGCGCGGCGGCCCGAGCCAGTTCGAGACCTGGGATCCCAAACCGCAGGCCCCGGTCGAGATCCGCGGAGAGTTTTCCCCGATCGACACCGCCGTGCCGGGGATTCAGGTGAGTGAGCACCTGCCGCGGTCGGCGAAGATCATGGACAAATGGTCCATCATCCGGAGCATGCACTATCGCCCCGAGGACGGCCGCCTCGACCACTCGACCGGGGACCAGGTCTGCTTCACCGGCCATCCGCCGGGGCCGATCCCCGACATCAACGTCTCGCCCAGTATCGGTTCGCAGATCAAGCGGCAGCTCCAGTCGCTCAACCCCCAGATGCCGGCCTACGTCATGGTGCCGCGGCATGTCCCCGGGACAAGCCCGGCGTATCTCGGCTCCCGCTGGGACGCCTTCGAGACGCAGGCCGATCCCGCCTCGTCACAGCCATTCGTCGTTCCGAACCTCCGCCTGCTGGAAGCGGTTTCGACCGACCGGATGCAGGACCGTCGGCGGCTGATGGAGAACCTCGATGCTCTGAAGCGCCGAGGCGGCACGGCGTCGATGGACTCCGTCGACGAGTTCCACCGGCAGGCGTCTGAACTGCTCGCGGGGACCGCCGTTCAGAAGGCCTTCGATCTCGATTCCGAGACAGCCGCGGTCCGCCAGCGATATGGGTTCTTCGGACAGTACATGTCCCGCGTCCGGGCTGGCGGCGACGCCCCAAACTGGCCGCAGCGGATGCTCCTGGCCCGGCGGCTCGTCGAGGCGGGGGTGCGGCTGGTGACGGTCGACTGCCGCTGGTGGGACACGCACGAAGACAACTTCTGGTCGCTCCAGAACGGTTTTCTTCCGCGGTGGGACCAGGCCTACTCCGCGCTGATCGAAGACCTCTCCGAGCGCGGGCTGCTGGAGACCACCCTTGTCGTGGCCTGGGGAGAAATGGGCCGAACGCCGCGGATCAACGCTGCCGCCGGCCGGGACCACTGGCCGCAGGTCATGAGCGTCGCCGTCGCCGGGGGCGGAGTGAAAGGGGGCCGCGTCGTCGGCAGCTCCGACCGCAACGGCGCGATCCCGCAGGACAACCCCAAGATCGTCCAGGACATGCTGGCGACGATCTACCGCCACCTCGGCGTCGATGTCACCCGCGAAACCGTCGACCACGCCGGCCGCCCGCACCCGATCCTGCCGTGCGGCGCTCCGATTACGGAGCTTTTCTGA
- a CDS encoding carbohydrate kinase family protein, protein MPPVVVGLGEVLWDIFPTGRHTGGAPSNVAYHANQLGCRGIVASRVGTDPLGDELLAALADCGLAVDHIQRDPVHPTSTVTARTNTTGGVDYTIHADVAWDFLEGTEALLTLMRSADGVCFGSLAQRSPVSREAVREALGATRPDCLRVYDVNLRQSYFSRDVVEWSIRHARVIKVNHEEVPVIAGLLGRPVDSTRPFAEQAEGFHRFLAVEYGIEQTIVTRAAEGCLVLAGDETAAVPGQRIEKPDPVGAGDAFTAAYLYAQLHRWPLVRAATFANRVGTLVASLPGAMPAVSEAYMALIAELAP, encoded by the coding sequence ATGCCCCCCGTCGTCGTCGGTCTTGGCGAAGTGCTCTGGGACATCTTTCCGACCGGCCGGCACACCGGCGGGGCGCCATCCAATGTCGCCTATCACGCGAATCAGCTCGGCTGCCGCGGGATCGTTGCCTCGCGGGTCGGGACCGATCCGCTGGGGGACGAGCTCCTGGCGGCGCTGGCGGACTGCGGCCTGGCGGTCGATCACATCCAGCGCGACCCCGTGCATCCGACGAGCACCGTCACGGCCCGGACGAATACGACGGGCGGCGTGGACTACACGATCCACGCCGATGTCGCGTGGGACTTCCTGGAGGGGACCGAGGCGCTCCTGACGTTGATGCGGTCGGCGGACGGCGTCTGCTTCGGGTCGCTGGCGCAGCGCTCTCCGGTGTCCCGGGAGGCGGTGCGGGAGGCGCTGGGGGCGACACGGCCCGATTGTCTGCGGGTGTATGACGTCAATCTGCGGCAGTCCTATTTCAGCCGCGACGTTGTCGAGTGGTCGATCCGACATGCCCGCGTGATCAAGGTCAATCACGAGGAAGTCCCGGTCATTGCCGGGCTGCTGGGGCGGCCTGTCGACTCGACGCGTCCGTTTGCGGAGCAGGCGGAGGGGTTCCATCGCTTCCTGGCCGTGGAGTACGGCATCGAGCAGACGATTGTGACCCGGGCTGCGGAGGGGTGCCTGGTTCTCGCTGGCGATGAGACGGCCGCTGTTCCCGGGCAGCGGATCGAGAAGCCGGATCCCGTCGGCGCGGGGGACGCGTTCACGGCGGCGTATCTGTATGCCCAGCTCCACCGCTGGCCGTTGGTGCGGGCTGCGACGTTCGCGAATCGGGTCGGGACGCTGGTGGCGAGTCTGCCGGGCGCGATGCCGGCGGTGTCGGAGGCGTACATGGCGCTCATCGCCGAGCTGGCTCCATGA
- a CDS encoding phosphoribosylglycinamide formyltransferase has product MPSLSMAVLISGGGTTLRNFTDSIRRRELPVRIPLVIASRRCRGVDLCRELGLRCDVVSRRECGSIAEFSDRIFRLVREAECGLVTLAGFLSRIEIPTDFEGKVMNIHPGLIPSFCGQGMHGHHVHEAVLDRGVKISGCTVHFADNEYDHGPIILQRVVPVADDDSPETLAARVFRAECEAYPAAIRLFAEQRLEISGSRVRIRPAGHPAAEQTAS; this is encoded by the coding sequence ATGCCATCCCTGTCGATGGCCGTCCTGATCTCCGGCGGCGGCACGACTCTTCGCAACTTCACCGACTCGATCCGGCGGCGGGAGCTTCCGGTCCGGATCCCGCTCGTCATCGCCAGCCGCCGCTGTCGCGGCGTCGACCTCTGTCGCGAGCTCGGCCTGCGGTGCGACGTCGTGAGCCGCCGCGAATGCGGGTCGATCGCCGAATTCAGCGACCGGATCTTCCGCCTCGTCCGTGAGGCGGAGTGCGGTCTGGTGACGCTGGCCGGGTTCCTCTCCCGCATCGAGATCCCGACGGATTTCGAGGGGAAGGTGATGAATATCCATCCCGGTCTCATCCCCTCGTTCTGCGGCCAGGGGATGCACGGCCACCACGTCCACGAGGCGGTCCTTGATCGGGGCGTGAAGATCTCGGGCTGTACCGTGCACTTTGCGGACAACGAGTACGACCACGGCCCGATCATCCTCCAGCGGGTCGTGCCGGTCGCCGACGATGACTCTCCCGAGACGCTCGCGGCCCGCGTCTTCCGGGCCGAGTGCGAGGCCTATCCCGCGGCGATCCGGCTGTTCGCCGAGCAGCGTCTCGAGATCTCCGGCAGCCGCGTCCGAATCCGGCCGGCCGGCCATCCCGCGGCGGAACAAACGGCGTCCTGA
- the epmB gene encoding EF-P beta-lysylation protein EpmB, producing the protein MPPNDFMTAATPPASSPTEPRERAPWAASLAQAIRDPEILITRLGLADTLREPARAAARHFPVMVPESYLARMRPGDPHDPLLLQVLPLAAEDDEVPGFQPDAVGDHAARSAPGLLHKYAGRVLLVTTGACAVHCRYCFRRHYPYGEEPRRMSDWEPAFEAIAADDSIDEVILSGGDPLMLTDQRLAEILSRLEAIPHLARIRFHSRLPIVLPDRITDDFLQLLQGTRLQPIFVVHANHPAEIEGDCRDALTRLVRSGIPTLNQAVLLRGVNDRAEVLEELSRKLINAGVMPYYLHQLDRVAGAAHFEVDEREGLSLIEQLRERLPGYGVPQYVRERSGEASKTPIVNGSESRHVAREMP; encoded by the coding sequence CTGCCTCCCAATGACTTCATGACTGCCGCGACTCCCCCCGCCTCCAGCCCCACCGAACCGCGCGAACGCGCACCCTGGGCCGCCTCCCTCGCACAAGCCATCCGCGACCCCGAGATCCTCATTACCCGCCTCGGTCTGGCCGACACACTCCGCGAACCCGCTCGCGCCGCCGCCCGCCACTTCCCCGTCATGGTCCCCGAGAGCTACCTCGCCCGGATGCGCCCCGGGGACCCCCACGATCCCCTCCTCCTCCAGGTCCTCCCCCTCGCCGCCGAAGACGACGAGGTCCCTGGCTTCCAGCCCGACGCCGTCGGAGACCACGCCGCCCGCTCCGCCCCCGGCCTCCTCCACAAGTACGCCGGCCGCGTCCTCCTGGTCACGACCGGCGCCTGCGCCGTTCACTGCCGCTACTGCTTCCGCCGGCACTACCCTTACGGCGAAGAACCCCGCCGGATGAGCGACTGGGAGCCCGCCTTCGAAGCCATCGCCGCCGACGACTCCATCGACGAAGTCATCCTGAGCGGCGGCGATCCCCTCATGCTCACCGACCAGCGCCTCGCCGAGATCCTCAGCCGACTCGAAGCGATCCCGCACCTCGCCCGCATCCGGTTCCACTCCCGACTGCCGATCGTCCTTCCCGACCGGATCACGGACGACTTCCTCCAGCTGCTCCAGGGAACGCGCCTCCAGCCGATCTTCGTCGTCCACGCCAACCACCCCGCCGAGATCGAGGGGGACTGCCGCGATGCCCTCACCCGGCTCGTCCGATCCGGCATCCCGACGCTCAACCAGGCGGTGCTGCTCCGAGGAGTGAACGATCGCGCCGAGGTTCTCGAGGAGCTGTCGCGGAAGCTCATCAACGCGGGCGTCATGCCCTACTACCTGCATCAGCTCGACCGCGTCGCCGGCGCGGCCCACTTCGAGGTCGACGAGCGTGAAGGGCTCTCCCTCATCGAGCAGCTGCGGGAACGGCTGCCGGGCTACGGCGTGCCGCAGTACGTCCGGGAGCGCTCCGGCGAAGCATCGAAGACCCCCATCGTGAACGGCTCCGAATCCCGGCATGTGGCTCGCGAAATGCCGTGA
- a CDS encoding DUF1559 domain-containing protein: MLIQRRGFTLIELLVVIAIIAVLVAILLPAVQQAREAARKSQCQNNLKQIGIALHSYHEAHGVLPYASAAHGNCGPVTTNHTGWISLLPYVDQGPLFNKFDMNQASGNWNWGGFPLAGGGVSGTGNGPLTGTRLVTLLCPSDDGKDTFPGFDGNYGCAPGIPSYKSSYQFVVTNGGTWGCSYWVNEALDTRSMFGVGSRCTMRDVKDGTSNTIAVVENTLEVYDGFTGSWACAQHVGIGVQVAYPPNGTPNNWYCCNWQTPANTNFRPGKSGEWGSPGSVHTGGYDAVMADGSVRFISENLDSLTLNRLGWMADGKAIGEF, encoded by the coding sequence ATGTTGATTCAGCGGCGCGGGTTCACTCTCATCGAACTGCTCGTTGTGATCGCGATCATCGCGGTTCTGGTGGCGATCCTCCTCCCCGCCGTCCAGCAGGCCCGGGAGGCGGCGAGAAAGTCCCAGTGCCAGAACAATCTCAAGCAGATCGGGATCGCGCTCCACAGCTATCACGAAGCGCACGGCGTCCTCCCCTATGCTTCGGCCGCGCATGGGAACTGTGGTCCCGTCACCACCAATCACACCGGCTGGATCTCGCTGCTCCCCTATGTCGATCAGGGGCCGCTGTTCAACAAGTTCGACATGAACCAGGCGTCCGGCAACTGGAACTGGGGCGGGTTCCCCCTGGCGGGCGGCGGAGTCTCCGGCACGGGGAACGGACCGCTCACCGGCACCCGGCTGGTGACGCTCCTGTGCCCCTCCGATGACGGGAAGGACACGTTTCCCGGTTTCGACGGCAACTATGGGTGCGCGCCGGGGATCCCCTCCTACAAGTCGAGCTACCAGTTCGTCGTGACGAATGGCGGGACCTGGGGCTGCTCGTACTGGGTCAACGAGGCGCTCGACACCCGGTCCATGTTCGGTGTCGGTTCCCGCTGCACGATGCGCGACGTCAAGGACGGGACCAGCAACACGATCGCCGTGGTCGAGAACACCCTGGAAGTCTACGACGGATTCACCGGCTCGTGGGCCTGCGCGCAGCACGTGGGGATCGGCGTGCAGGTTGCCTATCCGCCGAACGGGACGCCGAACAACTGGTACTGCTGCAACTGGCAGACGCCGGCGAACACGAACTTCCGTCCCGGCAAGAGCGGCGAATGGGGCTCGCCGGGGAGCGTCCACACCGGCGGCTACGACGCGGTCATGGCGGACGGCAGCGTGCGGTTCATCAGCGAGAACCTCGACTCGCTGACGCTCAACCGGCTGGGCTGGATGGCGGACGGGAAGGCGATCGGCGAGTTCTAG
- the pheT gene encoding phenylalanine--tRNA ligase subunit beta: MIVSRNWLRDYIPFDAAPAEVGERLTLAGLYSEWIEEVGDDVAMDLEVTSNRADWLGHLGIAREISVLYGSDFSMPSPEIAELTEQTDTVTSVTNECEDLCPQYVARVIRNVKVGPSPQWLIDRLQTVFRKKRKDGTFEVYKPVNNIVDITNYVLMECGQPLHAFDFDKLSGKQIVVRRGRPGEKLVAIDHQTYPVTSEMCVIADAERPVAIGGVMGGAETEITEATTNVLVEVANFSPLSVRATARSLKLHSPSSYRFERGINVRQMDWASRRCCELILKLAGGELYEEPVVAGTVPEWNPPSIELRFARVRKILGIDIPREECCRILTALGLPMMGKATDEKATFRPPSWRRDLTREIDLIEEVARVAGYDKIPENRPIPVVSRLRSAEEKTRDRACEFLNAAGFDEALTFSFTTDELAETFHRPGDPERLRIDKNAGHFGNSVRTTLIPSLIAARATNERKGNLDADLFEIARVFLGAAPEKPETQPIRIGLVSGRDLLGLKGVLTRLAQRLAPGAKVETRAIEHPQFVPGRGAELLLNGASWGLLGEIHRDAPALKPLKLREALTVAEVDFLQLVQSAQWVIEAQPLPEHHAIQRDFNFLLDDAVTWEQLEAAIRPVAGPLLERISFVEQYRGKHIPAGKKSYVLSLSLRSPDRTLQTEDVEPIAAAVIDACGKQLGATLR, from the coding sequence ATGATCGTCAGCCGCAACTGGCTCCGCGACTACATCCCGTTCGACGCCGCTCCCGCCGAAGTCGGCGAACGCCTCACGCTGGCCGGCCTCTACAGTGAGTGGATCGAGGAGGTGGGGGACGACGTCGCCATGGACCTGGAGGTCACGAGCAACCGGGCCGACTGGCTCGGGCATCTCGGCATCGCCCGCGAGATCAGCGTCCTCTACGGCTCCGACTTCTCGATGCCCTCTCCCGAGATCGCGGAGCTGACCGAGCAGACCGACACGGTGACGTCGGTGACGAACGAGTGCGAGGACCTCTGCCCGCAGTACGTCGCCCGCGTCATCCGCAACGTCAAGGTCGGCCCCTCGCCGCAGTGGCTCATCGACCGGCTGCAGACCGTCTTCCGGAAGAAGCGGAAGGATGGCACCTTCGAGGTCTATAAGCCGGTCAACAACATCGTCGACATCACGAACTACGTCCTCATGGAGTGCGGCCAGCCGCTGCACGCCTTTGACTTCGACAAGCTGAGCGGCAAGCAGATCGTCGTCCGCCGTGGTCGCCCGGGCGAAAAGCTCGTCGCGATCGATCACCAGACCTACCCCGTGACGTCCGAGATGTGCGTCATCGCCGATGCCGAGCGGCCGGTGGCGATCGGCGGCGTCATGGGAGGGGCGGAGACCGAAATCACGGAAGCGACGACGAACGTCCTCGTCGAAGTCGCGAACTTCTCTCCGCTCTCCGTCCGGGCCACGGCCCGCTCGCTCAAGCTCCACAGCCCGTCGTCGTACCGCTTCGAGCGGGGGATCAACGTCCGGCAGATGGACTGGGCCAGCCGTCGCTGCTGCGAGCTGATCCTCAAGCTGGCGGGAGGCGAGCTCTACGAAGAGCCGGTCGTCGCCGGCACCGTTCCGGAATGGAACCCGCCGAGCATCGAGCTCCGCTTCGCCCGCGTCCGCAAGATTCTCGGCATCGACATCCCCCGCGAGGAGTGCTGCCGGATCCTGACGGCCCTTGGCCTGCCGATGATGGGGAAGGCGACCGACGAGAAGGCGACCTTCCGTCCCCCCTCGTGGCGCCGCGACCTGACCCGCGAGATCGACCTCATTGAAGAGGTTGCCCGCGTTGCCGGCTACGACAAGATCCCCGAGAACCGGCCGATCCCCGTCGTCTCCCGCCTGCGGAGCGCCGAGGAGAAGACCCGCGACCGCGCGTGCGAGTTCCTCAACGCCGCCGGGTTCGACGAGGCGCTGACGTTCTCCTTCACGACCGACGAACTGGCCGAGACGTTCCACCGTCCCGGCGATCCGGAGCGGCTGCGGATCGACAAGAACGCCGGTCACTTCGGGAACTCGGTCCGGACGACGCTGATCCCCAGCCTCATTGCCGCCCGGGCGACGAACGAGCGGAAGGGGAATCTGGACGCGGACCTGTTCGAAATCGCCCGTGTCTTCCTCGGCGCCGCGCCGGAGAAGCCGGAGACGCAGCCGATCCGCATCGGTCTCGTCTCGGGACGCGACCTGCTTGGCCTCAAGGGCGTCCTGACCCGGCTCGCCCAGCGTCTTGCTCCGGGAGCCAAAGTGGAAACCCGCGCGATCGAGCATCCGCAGTTCGTCCCCGGCCGCGGAGCGGAACTGCTCCTGAACGGCGCATCCTGGGGTCTGCTGGGGGAGATTCATCGCGACGCTCCGGCCCTCAAGCCGCTGAAGCTTCGCGAAGCGCTGACCGTCGCCGAAGTCGACTTCCTGCAGCTTGTGCAGTCGGCCCAGTGGGTGATCGAGGCCCAGCCGCTCCCCGAGCACCATGCCATCCAGCGGGACTTCAACTTCCTCCTCGACGACGCGGTCACCTGGGAGCAGCTCGAAGCGGCGATCCGTCCGGTCGCCGGCCCGCTGCTCGAGCGGATCTCGTTCGTCGAGCAGTACCGCGGCAAGCACATCCCGGCGGGAAAGAAGTCCTACGTCCTCTCGCTGTCGCTGAGGTCGCCCGATCGGACTCTCCAGACCGAAGACGTCGAACCGATCGCCGCCGCCGTCATCGACGCGTGCGGGAAGCAGCTTGGTGCGACGCTGCGGTAG
- a CDS encoding DUF1559 domain-containing protein, with protein sequence MSMRRRGFTLIELLVVIAIIAVLVAILLPAVQQAREAARKSQCQNNLKQLGIALHSYLETYLVFPYATSNTGRGASPALVTNATGLVSLLPYIDQGPLFNKYNPNEAAGNFNPAGGYLVGGGATATGNGVLAATRIAAYLCPSDDGPQFHPSFDGSYGCLANVPSYRTSYHFSVDYNTALGYPYVWSGLDRLTRAMFGASSASTPRDVPDGLSNTIAMSETTLDVHDGKTPSWSCAQHVGGGISFSVNDNGPINNWYCCVWQTPANTNFKPGRLGEWGSPGSTHVGGLNVVLGDGSVRFISENLDTITRQRLGYVGDGKAIGEF encoded by the coding sequence ATGTCGATGCGACGGCGCGGTTTTACGTTGATCGAACTTCTGGTGGTGATCGCGATCATCGCCGTCCTGGTGGCGATCCTGCTGCCCGCGGTGCAGCAGGCGCGGGAAGCGGCGCGGAAGTCGCAGTGCCAGAACAATCTCAAGCAGCTCGGGATCGCGCTCCACAGTTACCTGGAGACCTACCTGGTCTTCCCCTACGCGACCTCCAACACCGGACGGGGGGCCTCGCCGGCCCTCGTCACAAACGCCACGGGGCTGGTTTCCCTGCTCCCCTACATCGACCAGGGACCGCTCTTCAACAAGTACAACCCGAACGAGGCGGCGGGGAACTTCAATCCCGCCGGAGGATATCTCGTCGGCGGAGGAGCCACGGCGACGGGCAACGGAGTCCTGGCGGCGACGCGGATCGCCGCCTACCTCTGTCCCAGCGACGACGGGCCGCAGTTTCATCCGAGCTTCGACGGCAGCTACGGCTGTCTGGCGAACGTCCCGTCGTACCGGACCAGCTACCACTTCAGCGTCGATTACAACACGGCCCTCGGTTACCCCTATGTCTGGTCGGGGCTGGACCGCCTGACCCGCGCCATGTTCGGCGCCTCGTCCGCTTCGACCCCCCGGGACGTGCCGGACGGCCTGAGCAACACCATCGCGATGAGCGAGACGACTCTCGACGTCCACGACGGCAAGACGCCCTCCTGGTCCTGCGCGCAGCACGTCGGGGGCGGGATCTCGTTCTCGGTCAATGACAACGGCCCGATCAACAACTGGTACTGCTGTGTCTGGCAGACTCCGGCGAACACCAACTTCAAGCCCGGCCGCCTGGGCGAATGGGGCTCGCCGGGGAGCACGCACGTCGGCGGCCTGAACGTCGTCCTGGGAGACGGTTCCGTCCGCTTCATCAGCGAGAACCTCGACACCATCACCCGCCAGCGCCTCGGATACGTCGGCGATGGCAAGGCGATCGGCGAGTTCTAA